The Streptomyces sp. NBC_01268 genome segment TAGGAAACAGGAACCGCATGACCGAGAAGATCGCCCTCGTCCCCGCCACCCACACCACCCCGCCCGCCAAGTTCTCCCACGGAGTGAAGAAGGGCAACATCCTCCAGGTCGCCGGCCAGGTCGGCTTCCTGCCCGCCGTCGAGGGGCAGCCCCCGACGCCGGCCGGCCCGACCCTGCGCGAGCAGACCCTCCAGACCTTCGCCAACGTCAAGGCGATCCTGGAGGAGGGCGGCGCCACCTGGGACGACGTGATGATGATGCGCGTCTACCTCACGGACGTCGACCACTTCGCCGAGATGAACGAGATCTACAACGCGTACTTCGAGGAGCAGGGCCTCAAGGCCCCCGCCTCGGCCCGCACCACGGTCTACGTCGGCCTGCCCAAGGGCCTGCTCATCGAGATCGACGCCCTGGCGGTCCTCAGCTGATCCCGCCGCACCACCGGCCGCTCCACGGCACGGCGTTCACCGACGGAACGCCGTGCCGCGCTCCACCCTGCCCAGAATCGAGACACGGAACCGAGATCCGAGGTCCCCCGCCATGCGCCTCCCCCTCCTCGCCGCCGAAGCGCCGCCCGCC includes the following:
- a CDS encoding RidA family protein, producing the protein MTEKIALVPATHTTPPAKFSHGVKKGNILQVAGQVGFLPAVEGQPPTPAGPTLREQTLQTFANVKAILEEGGATWDDVMMMRVYLTDVDHFAEMNEIYNAYFEEQGLKAPASARTTVYVGLPKGLLIEIDALAVLS